The Sulfolobus sp. A20 genomic interval ATATTCAGCCATAGCCATACCAATTTCTCCCAACTCACCAGAGGCGTAAAGTTCTAGAATAACTGCCTCTGGAGAGACACCATACTTTTCTGTTACCACGTCAAAATAGGCTTTCATAGTGGCGACAAGTAAGGGAGCCCACGTGTGCTCGCTTAATAAATCTAACAAAGCTTCTTCTTCGAAAGATGACCTAACTGCAACTCCACCTTCTTTGCCTATAGCCCCTATAGCTGAAGCTATTCCTATTGCGTAATCCCAGGCTTTCCCGGAGTAATCGTTTGCTACACCTATTAAGACTGGGTAACCCTTACCTTGTTTATGCAATGTCACTATTCCTTCACCTATCATTCTGGGAGCTACCATTATTGTGTCAACGTTCTTAGGTGGCTTAACAAATCCAAAAGCCACGTTATAACCTGAGGCGAAATCTAGGACGAAACCATCCTTTTTCTCAATTATCTTTTCCACACTTTTATAAATCTCAGGTTGAACCTCATCTGGTATTAACATTAATGCTATGTCAGCCCTTTCAAACGCTTCTGGAATATCATAAACTTTAAAACCATCCTTTTCAGCTTTTCTCGCGTATTCATCCCTTATGTTTCCTACGATTACGTCCAATCCGTTGTCTCTTATTATATTAGCTTGTGCGTAACCTTGATTACCGTAACCTATTACCGCTATTCTCTTACCTCTCAGTATAGAGAAGTCTCCCTTTAAAATTAATTTATCCATATAATATAGTACTCTCTTAGATTTTAAAAAGAAAATCCTTACTTATAAGGTCACTATGACGTGCAGTCATCACTCTTCAGCAAAGACCAATCCGTTCATCAAAGATAATGTGTTCGAAAGTTAAAAAAGTCTTTAGTCGGTCTTAATCTTAAAGTACCTATTCTTATCCCCGGGGTCATAGTAGATTATCTTACTTGACTCTGAAACAAGTAGATCAATTAAGTCGTTTCTTAGACTATTTGCCCTCTTAGAATACAACTTCAACGTGTTCATCATAGACTTTGGCAAATCTATAAACGTCCCCCTAATGAAGTATGGCAACCTTTTCCATATATACTTTTCAGCATTCCTCAATAGTTCTAGCTTTCTCTCTGGAATCTTCAGTTTAGATATTTTAAGCTTACTCCTAAGATACTTGTATAAATAGAACGTGTGGTTAGCGTAAACAGCTAAAAATTGAATTAATGCAGGATTTACCCTCGTTTTAGCTACCGGCGTTAATAAATCATAGTAATCCCAGTTCAATGTGAATAAAGCTTTTTGTTGTAAAGAGTTAACGAATATTCTAGTCCCTGGAAGTGGTGTATAAATAGAAAACTGCACACCATCTGCTCCGGCATCAGCTAGCTTTCTAGAGAACTTTATGGTCGCAATTATATCCTTAAAAGTTTCATAAGGCGCACCCATCATCATTCCAACAAACACTATTACGCCGTTCTCATGAAGTACTTTAACAGCCTTTATTGAATCAGAAACCGCTAAACCTTTATGCATCTTCTTCAAAGTCTCTTGACTTCCACTCTCAACTCCCAAAAACGCTACCCTTAAACCCGCCTCAGAAGCTAACTTTATTAATTCTGGATTTCTAGCTGTTACGTCAGCCCTCATTTGGGTTATGAAATTTATAGTCAACTTCCTTTCTATCATCTCTCTGAATAACTTAGCTCTCTGACTCCTATTAGGCCATACAATGAATATATCATCGACGAAAAAGACCCAATTGTATCCTAGCTTTTTGATCTCCTCAATCTCCTTTAATATTCTAGGATTAGACTTATTTCTCCACTTATTACCCCACGTGGGAGTTACAGAACAGAAATCACATGCATAAGGACATCCCCTAGCTGTTTCAACACATGCCACATATTGATTTTCTCCAAATGCGTCAATCCTATATCTTTCCTTTTCTACTAAGTCAAAGGCTGGAAGTGGTAATTTATCCAAATCCTCAATTAATGGGGCAGGGGGAGTCCTTATTATCTTCTCCCCCTCCTTGTAAACTATTCCCCTAACATTTGAAAAGTCTCTATTTTTCATTGCGTTACCTATTTCCATAATTGTTAAATCTCCCTCACCCAATACCACTATATCAAAGCCGTCCTTAAGCATTTGGGTAGGTAAGAAAGTAGCGTGATGCCCTCCAGCAATCAGAATTACATCCTTTAGCTCCTTCTTTATTCCATTAGCTATCTTTACTGATACATTGTGAGAGGCTGTAGCATGTAAGGTTATTCCAATGATATCGGGATCATAACTTATTGCTAAGTTAACTACATCATCCACACTCGTCAAATCAGCTTCCATATCTATAACCTTAACATCCCAATTACCAGTAGCCCTTAAGTCTCCAGCCAATTGTAATAAGCCTAAAGGTGTTGGCATGAAGCCAAAGGACTTGTTGTAACCACTTCCGGTAGGATTAGTAGGTCTTATCAGAAGGGCTTTCATATTTTACTTAGATTCGTTTTGGTATTAAAGATTAGCTTATTAAAAATCATATTATGAAGTTTAAGCTATCAAACTAAAATTTAAGCAATAGCTCTTATGAAAATACACCAAACTCTTTATATGCTGACTTCCCTCCCGTCTAACCTTCGTCTGTAAAAATTAGGTGTAGGGTACTTGCAACTTAAAAAGATCTACATACAAGCAATGAGTAAATTTTTCTTTACTATCTTGAAATTTACAAAATGCTTATATTTGTCAAAGACTATACTAACATATGGATATATTTGAGGCAGTATCAAACGAGATCAGAAGGAAAATAATAAAGCTACTCCAGACTCCTAGGAGTTTTTCTGAGTTATGCGAGAGACTCAACTTAGAGAGCTCTGCCCTAGCCTTTCACTTAAAAAAACTAGATGGCTTAATAACTAAGGACGATAAGGGAAATTACGTCCTCACAGAGTTAGGGAAAAAAGCCTTATCAATAGTAAACATGATAGAGAGCCAAAACGTAATATTACCAGAAGAAAAAAGAGTATTAACACCAGTATTGATCGAGTACGCAGATAAGGTAATAATAGACAAAGGTATGTTGACTAAAATTAAAGAAGAGAACAAGAAATTAATAATAAGAAACGTCAATGAGGTAATATTCAAAGATGATATTGATGAAAACCTATTAAATGGCGTGTTAGAACTGATAGAGAACGTTATAACTATCAAGTCCCCTCCAAATCTAAAGGATATTATATCTAGAAAATCGAAGCAAGTTTTGTCAATAGAAGAGGAACTTAGCAGCGAAGAAGAGATCAATGAGGAGATAGGGAATATAGTGAGTGGAGTAGGAGGATTAGTAGGTAAAATAGTATCTAGAGTACTTGGTTCTAAGGACTTCTCAATTAACATAGGCTCACACCTAAGGGTAGTATATGACGGTCCTCTAAAAGTTAATGATAAGTTAAATATTGAGGTAGACGGTGGTGTAGTTAAACTAAGTAAGGGAGAACCACATCTCCTAGCTAAGTGTAGTTATATAGGAGACCTCGAAATAAATGATAATGGCATTAGTGCAGATGGTTGTTACATAAAGATAAGCTACCCCGATTTAAATCAACTTAGAGTTAGCGTTGACGGAGGGAAAGTAGAGATTAATGAAATAAAAGTAAACGATCTGAAGATTGACATGGACGGAGGATTAATTAGCCTAAACGTGAAGTGTAAGGATATGGTAGACATCACTTTAGATGGAGGGAAAGTTGATGGAAAAGTCCAGTTTGAGGACACTACCAAAGCGAGATTGAATATTGATATAGATGGAGGGATGGGGAAAATTGATGTATCAATACCTAAGGACTTTAGCGTTATAACCTCGTCGAGAGTAGACGGAGGAGTTGCGAGACTACCTCCCAATAGAGCTGGGAATAAAGGTGAACTAATAATAACTGCGAACGTTGACGGAGGGATTGTAACTATCAATGAAATATAATTTTCATCAATCCCATCCAGACTATTTCTGACCACCTTCCAGTCATAAAAGGCTTGACGCTATTTGTATAAATTTTTATCCTACTATGCTTCAATTTTAAAAAGTTTAACGTATTATGGACAACCATAGACACAGCAAGAGAATTTAAGGCATGAGAAGTTAGGGGTTTGGGTTTCATCGGATCTCATATATATCGACCCTTGGGCTTCACGGGAGTCAAGCGAATTTTTCGCCTTCACCCTCCTCTGTCCCATTAGCGGGATAACCCCAACCCACCATCTAAGTGGAGAAACATCTCGGGCTATGTAAGCCTTTTGGGATACATACCCACATCTGGCATTATGTAAAAAAATTAGTATGGAGTTACATAAACTTAATCCTCTCACTGAAACTGCTTACCACGGCAAATAGGTTTGATGTAAATAATAAGCCATGATCAAAGGCACAATATTTATCGGAAGTCTAGGAATGTAGATAGTGGAAAACTTGAAAAATATTTAATATTTTTAATCACTTACACATCTTATTCTTGGGATATTATATTAATTCTTCTTTGAGCTATTGACATATGTATTACCGTATAAAATATAGATTTTATATCGTAATAAAACCTTTTATTTTAACGTAGGTTTAATTTTTACGTTAAATACGTACATTTAAGTTTCTTTATAAACATAACTATTGCGCTGTGTTAAAAAACATTTATTCTGTCATTTTCAAGTGACATTTCAATGCCCCAATACGATATAATAACCCTATTATTCATTAACTCAAACAATATTAGTTCGTCTTCATTAAGTTATTTAAAAGCGTAAAAATGCGAGTCTTAATGCAAGAAATGCGAGAATCATTTGCTTAATTAAACGTTTATAAACTCACCGTTGCATCCCAAAAGGGATTGAAAGAAAAATGAGCAATTATTAGAGTGCAAGTTAATCTTAGAAAGAAGAATATAAAAAACAATTAAAGAATTAACTAACTTTCCTCCTTAACTCCTCTTCATTTTCTATAATACTAGCCAACTCTTTTAGGAACTTAGCCGCTGTATGTCCGTCCAATACTCTATGGTCGAAAGTCAAACTCAGCCACATCGTATATCCTATTGATATTGAGTCTCCTACAACAATAGGGCTCTTCTTTATTCTTCCCACACCTAATATTGCAGTCTGAGGTGGATTTATTATGGGAGTGAAGGAATCGATATCATACATTCCTAGATTTGATACGGTAAAAGTTCCCATAGCTACGTCATCTGGTGAAAGCTTATTTTCCCTAGCCTTATCTGCTAGCTGGTGAGCCTCTCTGGATATCTCTACTATGGACTTCTTATCTGCATTTCTTATTACTGGTACTATTAACCCTTGGTCTAGGGCTACTGCTATACCTATGTTGATCTCATCTAATATCTTAATCTCATCTCCTTCTAAAGTAGCGTTCAAATATGGATGTGTCTTTAAAAGACTTGAGGTTAACTTGACTATAATATCAGTGTAAGTTATCTTCTCTCCAGTCTTCTTCTCTATCTCCTCTCTTATCTTAACTAGATTAGTCGCATTTACCTCCATTGATAAGGTTACTTGGGCCATGGTTTGAAGGCTTTGGGTCATCCTCTTACTTATCTCCTTTCTCATCGGGCTCATTGGAATTATTTCTCTAACCCTTATTCCTAATAGACTAAATTTGGTCTTACTTTCTAATTCCCTTAATACGTCCTCTTCAGTTATCATTCCCCCTGGACCAGTTCCCCTTACTGCAGTTAAGTCTATACCTTTTTCTCTAGCTAACTTTCTTGCTCTCGGAGTAGACCTAACCTCTGCCTTAACCTCTGCCTTAACTTCCATCTTTTGTCTAACATCAAGAGGTTGAGTGACTTCTTCTCCTCTAGTTATTGGTGGTGGTGTTTCTCCCGGCATGCCTATAAAGGCTATTATCTGACCAACTGGCACCTCTTCTCCTTCCTTAGCGTAAATTTTAAGGATTATCCCACTTATTGGGGCTTTAATAGTGGTAGTTATCTTTTCAGTTTCTATTACGACTATATCTTCTCCAGCTTCAACCTTATCTCCTTCTTTCTTCTTCCATTCAACTATTTTACCCTTAGTCATAGTTAATCCAAGTTTGGGCATTACTACCTCTTTACCCAATTTCTTTCCCCCTATTCTCTTTATAGTAAGTTGTAATATATCTAATTCCCTTTTGAGGATTTATTAATAAGGGACCATCCCTTTCTACCCTAACCTTAACCTCTTGTGATTGATTTGCAACTAAATCTCTTTCACCATCAAACGCAATAACGTAATTACCTCTAGGTATCTCAATCTCTTCTCCTATCCTTAACGTTCTTACTTCACTGATGAAGACTTCTTTTATTAACCCTGGTGCTAATATGGCATTAATCTTACTGTGACCAATTCCGAACTTTATCATTAAGGAAAAATCGTCATCGAAATTTATTGGTTTAAGGAAGCTGGCGATTGAGGGTATGCCTATATCACCCAGTTCACCTTTGGATATGAAGGTATATCTGAGAGAGTATTCATCCCATATAGCCTTAGCCCCTACATACCATCCATCAATGAACGTTAAGTCTACTAGAGCGAAGTCTTTCTCTTCGTTATTAATCAACACTTTAATCGTTTTAGCCTTATCCAATATGTCGTAATAGTTCCCTTTCAAGAAATACCCTAGCATAACCCCCAATACTGTTGGCTCATAGGAAGCACCTAAGACGTTGTTAGTGCCTAAAGAAAGACCTAAAATTGGTGTAGTATCACCTATACCTTTAAACACAGCCCTTAATGTACCGTCTCCCCCTGCACTTACAATGGTCTTTACCCCTTTCTCCTTCATTATCTTTGAAGCGGTTATAGTATCGTTTACTGTATTTTCGGGCTTCATATTCACTTTAGTGAGCTTAAAATTTACTTTATCTTCAGTTTCCTCAATTAGGTCTAAGGATAACCCATAAAAGTCTGGCATTAATAATACTTCGTCCACGCTGTCAGTAGAATCTAGACCTAAGAGAAAGCGTTTTACCGCGTTAATTTTCGCATAACTACTTATATAAGATGCGTTACTTACTATTCTCCTTATATCCTTTCCGGACTCGGGGTTGATGATAACGCCAATGGAGTTCACTTCTTTTTACCCCGTAATGGACTTAACTGTGTTCACTATCTTCTTAGCATCTGGCAATACGTATTGCTCTAATGGAGGGCTAAACGGAATTGGAACGTTTGGTGTAGTTATTCTCTTTATGGGAGCATCTAAGTATTCAAAAGCCTCATCTGCAATGATGGAAGCTACCCAAGAGGCGAATCCACACCTATCATAGTCTTCATCAACTATTACCACTCTACCAGTCTTCTTAACTGACTTGAGAACTGTTTCCTTATCGAATGGTACAATAGTTCTTACGTCAACAACTTCTGCACTAATACCTTCCTTTCCTAAAGTCTCGTTAGCCTCTAAAGCGTGCCATACAGTTCTGGCTATCCCTATTATTGTCACATCCTCTCCTTCCCTTTTCACTTCAGCCTTACCTAAAGGTATTGTATACTCTTCCTCAGGCACTGGCCCCTTAACTCCATACAATACTTTGTTCTCCAGAAACACTACTGGGTCATCATCACGAATTGATGATATCAACAGACCTTTAGCGTCATATGGGGTTGATGGGACAACTACTTTTAAGCCAGGGACGTGAGCGAAAATGGAGTATAGCGTTTGAGAGTGTTGAGCTGCTGCACCTATTCCAGCTCCTATGGGAGCTCTTAATGTTAAGGGGACCTTCAGTTGCCCACCAGACATGTATCTTAGCTTTGCCATTTGGTTATATATCTGGTCCATTGCTACACCGAAGAAGTCTACGAACATTAATTCCACTACTGGCCTTAATCCAGCTAAAGCAGCTCCAACAGCAGCTCCTATATATCCTGCCTCTGAAATAGGGGTATCAATAACTCTATCCGTGCCAAACTTCTCTACTAAGCCTTTAGTTACTCCAAAAGCTCCTCCATAAACTCCTATATCTTCACCTATTAAAACTACAGAAGGATCTCTTTCCATCTCTTGCCTTAAAGCCTCATTTATGGCTTCCGTGAAGGTGATTTGTCTATTGTTCAAGTTTAAACACACCCCCCTTAATAAGAGTTATCTGTGAACACATCAGTTAGAGCCTCCTCTAGCTCTGGATATGGGCTCTGTTCAGCGAACTTTAACGCCTCACTTATTTCTTGTTTAGCTTCCAAATCTATCTTATCCAACTCCTCTGAAGTGGCAATCTTCATTGAGATTAGCTTATCCTTGAACAAAGTTATGGGATCTCTCTTCTTCCACATCTCCTCTTCCTCCTTATCCCTATATACCAATTGATCTCCTTCGAAATGACCGAAGAATCTGTAAGTTTTACAATGTAATAATGAAGGTCCTTCTCCTCTTCTAGCCCTATTTATTGCCTCCCTAGAGGCTTCATAAACTGCTAAAACATCCATACCATCGACTTCCACTGCTGGAACTCCAAATCCTAAAGCCCTATCTACGTAGCTCTTAGCAGCTGAATATCTGGGTTGCAACCTCCCTGGAGATAAACTCCTTGTAGACATAGCATACATGTTATCCTCGACTACGAACACAACAGGGAGTTTCCACACTGTGGCTAAGTTTAATGATTCCAATACTACTCCTTGGTTCATAGCCCCATCTCCAATAAAGGCAACTGCAACTCTGTCCAACCCCTTAAGCTTAGAAGCTAAAGCAGCTCCAACAGCGTGAGGTGCACCTCCTCCTACGATACCATTAGCCCCTAACATTCCTTTACTGAAGTCAAATATATGCATAGACCCCCCTTTTCCCTTGCAAACTCCAGTTTTCTTGCCCAATATCTCAGCTAACATTCTCTTAACGTCTAACCCCTTAGCTATGCAATGTCCATGTCCTCTGTGCGTGCTTGTGATGTAATCCTCTTCTTTTAAGTTACTCATTACACCTACAGCAACAGCCTCTTCTCCCACGTATAGGTGTACGAAACCTGGTATCCTTCCAGATGCGAACAACTCCTTTACCGTTAACTCATGATATCTTATCAGAAGCATCTTCCTATACATGTCTAATAGCTTATCCTTAGAAATTGATATTGACATGATATACCATAAAATAATTGCATTTTAAGATATTTAAACCTTACTTTTAAAATTTTTATTAGATTTACTTTAACACTCTTAATGACTCGCTTAGAACCTCCAAGTATGATGGATGTGGTAAAATTAAATTTAGAGCGTCTTTTAAACTAACCTCAAGCCTTATTAGTGCTGAGACCAATGAGACTACACTTTCAGCCTCAGGCATAAATGCTATCGCTCCAGTTACTTTGCCATCTCTTTCGCAAATCTTAAAGAGACCACCCTCATCTCTATCTATAATAGACTTAGTCAGGCTTAATGTATTAACAGTTACGCACTTTCCGGAAGGTACACCAGTATATGCTATTTGAGGATGAGTGTAAATGACTTTAGGAACTCCTTCAGCTATAAACTCCTCATTATATCCCAGTATATTTTTACCAGCTATAACTCCTCCATATATAGCTTCATGCGCAGTATAAGTGCCTATGATATCTCCAGCTGCGTAAACGTTTGGAGTTTCAGTTCTCAAAAATTCATCAACGTAGATAAACTTATCATGGGGTATCTCCTCGAAACCCTCTAAATTGGTTTTCCTACCGTAGGTCAAAAAGACAGCATCACCAGAGATAACCTTTCCGCTCTTTAAAGTGACTGAATTATCGTTTACCTTTACTACCTCTTCTCCTAAATATAGGCTTACTCCTAATTGGTTAAAATAACTTGTCACTACTGTAGATAGATCCTTATCCACGTTAGATAATAGTGAGGAGTTTCTGTCAACTAAGGCTACCTCTTTTCCTAACCTGTTCAATAGCCAGCTTAGTTCAATCCCACCTACGTCTCCACCTATTATGATAACCTTCTGATAATCTCCTCTTTCATAGGGTAAGTCTTCAGTATACTTCAAACCCTTTACTCTCTCCCTTCTAGTACCAGATGCTATTAATATCTTATCAACGTTTATCGAAGAATTCCCAGCATGAAGCATAGATGACCTTATGTAAGCATTGGAGTGAATTACTTCTACACCAATACTGTTAAGCATAGACTCTACTCCTTTACTTATCTTATTTATGGAATCTAGAGCAAAGCTTCTGAGCTCGTCAATGTCAAATTTAATTTCCCTCTTATAAGATGAAAGAAAAGAGGAGAGGGTTAGTGGTGTTAACATGGACTTAGTTGGTATACATCCATAAAGTACACAAGTACCCCCTAATCTGTCTTCTCTCTCTATTAAGACGACTTTAGCGTCCTTAGCTAGAGTAATTGACGCATAAACCCCAGCTGGACCGGAACCAATAATTCCTACTTTCATATTCCTATAGTAGATCATATGCTTAAAAATTTTTATCTAATATGAAATATTTTGCATTTTAATTATTTTATTTAAATAGTAAGAAAATTATAGAAAATTTATCAAAAATTATTATCACTTATTCTATGTACTAAGTCTGTTTCAAGAGTGAGTTTTTTGCTTAGAGAAACATAAAACAGTTCATTTCAAATTTTGAAAGATATTTTTAGACGCTAATGATTTTTATAAAAGGTTTTTTATCCTATTTGTGTGAAAAATATTTTAACTTTTTAGTCATGTTCTCAAATTTTTGAAAAACTTAAGTAAAAAATTAAGCCCTACTTTGCTTTAATTGTTCTATCTCTTTTTGTAGTTCAACTAACTTCTTTTCTAGCTCCTCAACACTCTGATTAGCAGATGGTTGAGAGTACATCTGCTGTATTTCCATTTCAGCCTCTATTCTCCCCTTCTTAAACTCTCCCATTGCTCTACCTAAGGATCTGAATATTTCGGGTATCTTAGATGATCCGAAGAATACTACGGCTATAACTACCAAGAGAATTAGTAAATCGGTAGGACTATCCAACATTTTTTACTACCTACCTTAATTTAAGGTCGATTTATACATTTATAAATTTTTCTAAAGTTAGAGAAACTTCTGAAGTTCTTAAATAGCCTTATCACGCTTTAATATTGATCGTAGTCTTAAAACTAAAACACTCTACGATTTTTGAACGTATAAATGCCGTTATATGATAAAGAATGAAGAAGCTCAGAGCAAAACCCATCCATCATCGATTCGCAGGAATGAGAAAATGCAATCATAACATTATCTCTAACTAAAGAACTGGCATTCTCCTGCCTTAAAAGACGAGGCTTGACATTTTATCGTTAAGTATTAGGCGATCTAAAGAATAAAAGCTTGAGAAGTTTTAATAAGTCTTATAAATCAAAAACTTTCGGAGAAATTTATACTAAGATATTTGTCTACACATGAAAATAGATTTAACCAAAGTAAAATGTTACTAGTAAATCGGAGAAATACAATAAAAACTTTTTAAAAATAAACAGATATGACTCTAATTCTTTATATCACTTATAGAGTTGAAGGTAAACATTAACGTAGTTTAATATATAAGTTTAACGTAATATATATGTATAAATATTCTTATCCTTGTTAGCAAAACAAGTAATTTATACAAAAACAAGAATTGTTTTTATTAAATAATATGTAATAAATTTAATATAGTTATAAGGATAAAAATTCAAGTAAATTCATATAATGCGCAACTATTTTTCACTTACGTAAAAAAACTTTTATGATTACAAACCTCGTTCACCTATCTAGTCGTGATAGATTCTTAGGCAACAACTTCATTCTCTTCTTAGGAAATATTAAAGTCCTAAAATGTAAACCTAATATTAAAGCTGTTAATGGTGGTAGCGTAATATAAGCTATGAATAAGGCTAGATCACCAACAGGTGAAAGAAGAATTATATTAGCTACTGGTATTGAAGTGGCTAGAATTAACGGTATTGAAACACAACAACTCCCTCCTCCTATTACTCCTAAGATGGGAATTATTAGAACTTCCTTTACTAACTTCGTCTTTTTGTACAAGTAAACTACTCTATCCATGATAGAAGCTATGAACAGTGCTATTATTATTCCCATGGAGATGGAGTAAAATGAAAGGTCAAGGAAGTAGTTTGGTGGAAATCCAATTGTGATAGAAGGGTTAAAGATCAAATTATATGCTAGAGATAGTAGTGAATTACCTATAAACGGTGTGAAGCTAAAGCTTAAGAATGGGCTATTAATTGTGAATAGTTTACCGTAAATACTAGTTAATAGCCTCTCTAGGGCTAAACTATATATGAACAGATGAATTGGTAAATAGGATAAGAATATCACGTAGAAGAGCCTAGAATTAAAATTAACCCTATCTTTAACTAATGAAACCACCATCATAATTAAAGTAGACCAAAAAATGAATAAACCTAGTCCTAAGAGTAAATAGTTATATCCGGTGTACGTCAGAATTAAGCCTAGGAACAGGCTTAATGAACGATAAATCCAAATACTAGGTTTCACGCACTATTATGTTTAAAAAAAGATTAAAAAAATTTCTTTTGCTAAAGCGTTTACGAGAAAACCATAATTCTCGTTTACTATAATTTGAAGAAGGGTAGTAAAAATTATTAAAAAACTTATAACCTTTTTATGAAGTTGAGGAGGATGTC includes:
- a CDS encoding NAD(P)/FAD-dependent oxidoreductase produces the protein MKVGIIGSGPAGVYASITLAKDAKVVLIEREDRLGGTCVLYGCIPTKSMLTPLTLSSFLSSYKREIKFDIDELRSFALDSINKISKGVESMLNSIGVEVIHSNAYIRSSMLHAGNSSINVDKILIASGTRRERVKGLKYTEDLPYERGDYQKVIIIGGDVGGIELSWLLNRLGKEVALVDRNSSLLSNVDKDLSTVVTSYFNQLGVSLYLGEEVVKVNDNSVTLKSGKVISGDAVFLTYGRKTNLEGFEEIPHDKFIYVDEFLRTETPNVYAAGDIIGTYTAHEAIYGGVIAGKNILGYNEEFIAEGVPKVIYTHPQIAYTGVPSGKCVTVNTLSLTKSIIDRDEGGLFKICERDGKVTGAIAFMPEAESVVSLVSALIRLEVSLKDALNLILPHPSYLEVLSESLRVLK
- the tatA gene encoding twin-arginine translocase TatA/TatE family subunit yields the protein MLDSPTDLLILLVVIAVVFFGSSKIPEIFRSLGRAMGEFKKGRIEAEMEIQQMYSQPSANQSVEELEKKLVELQKEIEQLKQSRA